The Tepidibacter aestuarii genome contains a region encoding:
- a CDS encoding DivIVA domain-containing protein produces MITPLDIENKEFRRALRGFKEEEVDEFLDEVKEDFEKLYKENIELKDKLSMMTEQVNKYKNIEETLKNTLIVAQNTAEEVNTNAAKKSQLVIEEAEFKARKIIEEANNQVIEIRKEYEETRKSFKLFKGKFKGLLQNEIKIIDETFDDID; encoded by the coding sequence ATGATAACTCCATTAGATATAGAAAACAAAGAATTTAGAAGAGCATTAAGAGGATTTAAAGAAGAAGAAGTAGATGAATTTCTAGATGAGGTTAAAGAGGATTTTGAAAAACTTTACAAAGAAAATATAGAATTAAAAGATAAATTAAGCATGATGACAGAACAAGTAAACAAATACAAAAATATAGAAGAAACATTAAAAAATACCCTTATAGTAGCTCAAAATACAGCTGAGGAAGTAAACACTAATGCAGCTAAAAAATCACAACTTGTAATAGAAGAAGCTGAGTTTAAAGCTAGAAAAATAATAGAAGAAGCTAACAATCAAGTTATAGAAATAAGAAAAGAATACGAAGAAACTAGAAAGTCATTTAAGCTATTTAAGGGCAAGTTTAAGGGGCTTTTACAAAATGAAATAAAGATAATAGATGAGACTTTTGACGATATAGACTAA
- the ileS gene encoding isoleucine--tRNA ligase — protein sequence MKKFESLVNSVVESEKQTSEFWNEVNILEKTIEHGNDNPSFVFFEGPPTANGKPGIHHVMARTLKDSVCRYKTMSGYQVKRKAGWDTHGLPVEIEVEKQLGLKDKLEIENYGIDKFNEKCRESVFSYEKLWRQMTERMAYETDLDNPYITLDNNYIESVWWILDKFNKEGYIYEGHKILPYCSRCGTGLASHEVAQGYKEIKTNTVIVKFKRKDVDEYFLAWTTTPWTLPSNVALAVNPNETYIKIKANDEVCYIEKTLAPKVIEGEYEVIEELKGKDLEYMEYEQLMPFATAEKKAFFVVCGDYVTTEDGTGIVHTAPAFGEDDYNVGRKYDLPVLQPVDESGKFITTPWEGRFVMEDGIDVEIIKWLHAEGKLYKKEKMDHNYPHCWRCSTPLLYYAKPSWYIEMTKLKDKLIENNNTVEWYPSFVGEKRFGNWLENLNDWAVSRSRYWGTPLNIWTCECGHKESVGSRKELVEKAIEDIDETIELHRPYIDDVHIKCSECGKTMTRVKDVIDCWFDSGAMPYAQHHYPFENKENFDQLFPADFISEGIDQTRGWFYSLLAISTFVMGKAPYKRVLVTDLILDKDGKKMSKSKGNTINPFELFDQYGADVLRWYLLYVSPPWNPTKFDVDGLKEIQSKFFGTIKNVYNFFALYANTDGIDPKDFFVDYKDRPELDRWILSKYNNLKLEVEENLDAYDLTKAVRSIQEFVNENLSNWYIRRSRRRFWASELTEDKKAVYNTTYEILVGISQMVAPFAPYLSEEIYRKLTGEFSVHLSDYPRVDKSLIDLKVEEKMDLVKNLVALGRASRENVRIKVRQPIQKVLIDGKYEETIDDLVELIKEELNVKDVVFAKDLGEYMNFSLKPNFKVLGPVLGPKIKSFGKALASLDASDAVAKLEAGQTLTTDLDGEDFEVSKDHVLINISSKEGFNVSVENNLFVILDTTLTDELVNEGYAREFISKVQQMRKNNDYEMMDNIKIFFNGDDTISKAVELYKDYIMTETLGVSIEEVSDEDLEKHNLNDHETGIKLEKTN from the coding sequence ATGAAAAAATTTGAATCACTAGTAAATTCAGTTGTAGAAAGTGAAAAACAAACATCTGAGTTTTGGAACGAAGTAAACATACTAGAAAAAACAATAGAGCATGGAAATGATAATCCTTCATTTGTATTCTTTGAAGGACCACCAACAGCAAATGGAAAGCCTGGAATACACCATGTTATGGCTAGAACTCTAAAAGATTCTGTTTGTAGATATAAAACTATGAGTGGATATCAAGTAAAAAGAAAAGCAGGTTGGGATACTCATGGACTTCCTGTTGAAATAGAAGTAGAAAAACAATTAGGATTAAAAGATAAGCTAGAAATAGAAAACTATGGAATAGACAAGTTCAATGAAAAGTGTAGAGAATCTGTTTTCTCATACGAGAAGTTATGGAGACAAATGACAGAGCGTATGGCTTACGAGACTGATCTTGATAATCCATATATAACTCTTGATAATAATTATATAGAGAGTGTTTGGTGGATACTTGATAAATTCAATAAAGAAGGATATATATACGAAGGACATAAGATTCTTCCTTATTGTTCAAGATGTGGAACTGGACTTGCATCTCATGAGGTTGCTCAAGGATACAAAGAGATAAAGACTAATACTGTAATAGTTAAATTCAAGAGAAAAGATGTAGATGAATACTTCTTAGCTTGGACGACTACTCCTTGGACTTTACCATCAAATGTTGCACTTGCAGTAAACCCAAATGAAACTTATATAAAAATCAAAGCTAATGATGAAGTTTGTTATATAGAAAAAACTTTAGCTCCTAAGGTAATAGAAGGAGAATATGAAGTAATAGAAGAGCTTAAAGGTAAAGATTTAGAGTATATGGAATATGAACAATTAATGCCATTTGCAACTGCTGAGAAAAAAGCATTCTTTGTTGTATGTGGAGATTATGTAACTACAGAAGATGGTACTGGTATAGTTCATACTGCTCCAGCATTTGGAGAAGATGACTACAATGTAGGTAGAAAATACGATCTTCCAGTACTTCAACCAGTTGATGAAAGCGGTAAATTTATTACTACTCCATGGGAAGGCAGATTTGTAATGGAGGATGGAATAGATGTAGAAATAATTAAATGGTTACATGCTGAGGGTAAACTTTACAAGAAAGAAAAGATGGATCACAACTATCCTCACTGCTGGAGATGTTCTACTCCACTTTTATATTATGCTAAGCCAAGCTGGTATATTGAAATGACTAAGCTTAAAGATAAACTTATAGAGAACAACAACACTGTTGAGTGGTATCCATCATTTGTTGGAGAAAAGCGTTTTGGAAACTGGCTTGAAAACTTAAATGATTGGGCAGTATCTAGAAGTAGATATTGGGGAACTCCACTTAACATTTGGACTTGTGAATGTGGACACAAAGAGTCAGTAGGTTCAAGAAAAGAATTAGTTGAAAAAGCTATAGAAGATATAGATGAAACAATAGAGCTACACAGACCTTATATAGATGATGTTCATATTAAGTGTAGTGAATGTGGAAAAACTATGACAAGAGTTAAAGATGTAATAGATTGCTGGTTTGATAGTGGAGCTATGCCTTATGCTCAACATCACTACCCATTTGAAAATAAAGAAAACTTTGATCAATTATTCCCAGCTGATTTCATATCTGAAGGAATAGATCAAACAAGAGGATGGTTCTACTCACTTCTTGCTATTTCAACATTTGTGATGGGAAAAGCACCATATAAGAGAGTTTTAGTTACAGATCTTATATTAGACAAAGATGGAAAGAAAATGTCAAAATCAAAAGGAAATACTATAAATCCATTTGAATTATTTGATCAATATGGAGCAGATGTATTGAGATGGTACTTACTTTATGTATCACCACCTTGGAACCCAACTAAGTTTGACGTTGATGGACTTAAAGAAATTCAAAGTAAGTTCTTTGGTACTATCAAAAATGTTTATAACTTCTTTGCTCTGTATGCTAATACAGATGGAATAGATCCTAAGGACTTCTTTGTTGATTACAAGGATAGACCGGAGCTTGACAGATGGATATTATCTAAGTACAATAACTTGAAATTAGAAGTAGAGGAAAACTTAGATGCATACGATTTAACAAAGGCTGTAAGAAGTATCCAAGAATTTGTAAATGAAAATCTTTCAAACTGGTATATAAGACGTTCTCGTAGACGTTTCTGGGCTAGTGAATTAACTGAAGATAAAAAAGCTGTATATAACACAACTTATGAAATATTAGTTGGAATATCTCAAATGGTTGCACCTTTTGCACCTTACTTATCAGAAGAGATATACAGAAAGCTTACAGGAGAATTCTCTGTTCACTTAAGTGATTATCCAAGAGTTGATAAGAGTTTAATAGACTTAAAAGTAGAAGAGAAAATGGACTTAGTTAAAAACTTAGTTGCTCTTGGTAGAGCATCAAGAGAGAATGTTAGAATAAAGGTTCGTCAACCTATACAAAAAGTTTTAATAGATGGTAAGTATGAAGAGACAATAGATGATTTAGTAGAATTAATTAAAGAAGAGCTTAACGTTAAAGATGTTGTATTTGCTAAAGACTTAGGCGAATATATGAACTTTAGCTTAAAGCCAAACTTTAAGGTACTAGGCCCTGTTCTTGGACCAAAGATTAAGTCATTTGGAAAGGCTTTAGCTTCACTTGATGCATCAGATGCAGTTGCAAAGCTAGAAGCTGGTCAAACTTTAACAACTGATCTTGATGGAGAAGATTTTGAAGTTTCAAAAGATCATGTATTAATAAATATTTCTTCAAAAGAAGGATTCAATGTATCTGTTGAAAATAATCTATTTGTTATACTTGATACAACTTTAACTGATGAACTTGTAAATGAAGGATACGCAAGAGAGTTCATATCTAAAGTTCAACAAATGAGAAAGAATAATGATTATGAAATGATGGATAATATAAAGATATTCTTCAACGGAGATGATACTATATCTAAGGCAGTCGAATTATATAAAGATTATATAATGACTGAAACTTTAGGTGTTTCTATAGAGGAAGTTTCTGATGAAGATTTAGAAAAGCATAACTTAAATGACCATGAAACTGGAATTAAATTAGAAAAAACTAATTAA
- a CDS encoding 5'-methylthioadenosine/adenosylhomocysteine nucleosidase, which translates to MNIIGIIGAMDEEVDILRDLMDIKETVEKASLKFYVGKIEGKDVVLVRCGIGKVNAALCAQILISEFKVDAVINTGVAGALHEDLDVFDIVISTDTIQHDFDTTVFGYEVGVIPRMEESTFKADDRLIEVAYNSSINSDKKYKVVKGRVLTGDVFVSSKELKDKLVNNLKGYCAEMEGAAIGHACYVNNTPFIIIRAMSDKADGSADVTYEEFVSEAAHNSKEIVLGILKNLQ; encoded by the coding sequence ATGAACATAATAGGAATAATTGGAGCAATGGATGAGGAAGTAGATATATTAAGAGATTTAATGGATATTAAAGAAACTGTAGAAAAGGCTTCTTTAAAGTTTTATGTAGGTAAAATAGAAGGAAAAGATGTTGTTTTAGTAAGATGTGGTATAGGTAAGGTAAATGCTGCACTTTGTGCTCAAATACTTATAAGTGAATTTAAGGTAGATGCCGTTATAAATACAGGTGTTGCTGGAGCTTTACATGAAGATTTAGATGTATTTGATATAGTAATATCAACAGACACTATACAACATGACTTTGATACTACTGTATTTGGTTATGAAGTAGGAGTTATTCCTAGAATGGAAGAGTCAACTTTTAAAGCAGATGATAGATTGATTGAAGTAGCTTATAATTCTAGCATTAACTCTGATAAAAAATACAAGGTAGTTAAAGGAAGAGTTCTAACAGGAGATGTATTCGTTTCAAGTAAGGAATTAAAAGATAAACTTGTAAATAATCTTAAAGGTTATTGTGCTGAAATGGAAGGTGCTGCTATTGGTCATGCTTGCTATGTAAACAATACACCATTTATAATAATAAGAGCTATGTCTGATAAGGCTGATGGAAGTGCAGATGTAACTTATGAAGAATTTGTAAGTGAAGCTGCTCATAATTCAAAAGAAATAGTTCTTGGTATTCTTAAGAATTTACAATAA
- the dapB gene encoding 4-hydroxy-tetrahydrodipicolinate reductase — MIYIYGINIYKNILRGENMVNLVIIGPKGKMGKLITKFAYEDEKINVVGGVAPRGRDYIGEDIGLACNLGKNIGAIVYDDLNDIIQKCDVIVDYTSPEVSMDVIKTAVKYNKSVVCGTTGFSKEEFYTIKEYSNHIPILYAANTSRIVNLMYKILDMVTKSIGDEADIEIIEMHDRFKKDAPSGTSKEMGSVIANALNKDFSDLAEYGRCGIGERREGSVGYHSIRSGDISSSHTVMFGMMGERFEITHHAYNWDCFAKGACKSITYLYEKEAGLYSVEDIL; from the coding sequence TTGATATATATTTATGGTATAAATATATATAAGAATATATTAAGGGGTGAAAATATGGTTAACTTAGTTATTATTGGACCAAAAGGGAAAATGGGTAAACTTATAACAAAATTTGCATACGAAGATGAAAAAATAAATGTCGTTGGAGGTGTAGCTCCTAGGGGGAGGGATTATATAGGAGAAGATATAGGATTAGCTTGCAATCTAGGTAAAAATATAGGCGCAATAGTTTATGATGATTTAAATGATATTATACAAAAGTGTGATGTAATAGTAGATTACACATCTCCTGAAGTTTCTATGGATGTGATAAAAACTGCTGTAAAGTATAACAAATCAGTAGTGTGTGGAACAACTGGATTTAGTAAAGAGGAATTTTATACTATAAAGGAATATTCAAATCATATACCTATTCTTTATGCAGCAAACACTTCTAGGATAGTAAATTTAATGTATAAGATACTTGATATGGTAACTAAATCAATAGGAGATGAAGCAGATATAGAGATAATAGAGATGCATGATAGATTTAAAAAAGATGCTCCAAGTGGAACTTCTAAAGAAATGGGCTCAGTTATAGCAAATGCACTTAACAAGGATTTTTCCGATTTGGCTGAATATGGAAGATGTGGAATAGGAGAAAGAAGAGAAGGTAGTGTAGGATATCATTCTATAAGAAGTGGCGATATATCAAGTAGTCATACAGTGATGTTTGGAATGATGGGAGAACGTTTTGAAATAACTCATCATGCATATAACTGGGATTGCTTTGCTAAAGGAGCTTGCAAATCTATAACATATCTTTATGAAAAAGAAGCAGGTCTATATAGTGTTGAGGATATATTATAA
- a CDS encoding YciI family protein produces MFIVSLTYIKELDIVESYLQEHVDYLKEQYAKGFFMASGRKVPRTGGVILSNIKDKEELMDVLKKDPFYKNEVAQYDIIEFVPSMTSKELDFLTL; encoded by the coding sequence ATGTTTATAGTTTCACTTACATATATCAAAGAACTTGATATAGTAGAATCTTATCTTCAAGAACATGTTGACTACTTAAAAGAACAGTATGCAAAAGGATTTTTCATGGCATCAGGAAGAAAAGTTCCAAGAACCGGAGGAGTAATTTTATCTAATATTAAGGATAAGGAAGAACTCATGGATGTACTTAAAAAGGATCCATTTTACAAAAATGAGGTAGCACAATATGATATTATTGAGTTTGTTCCAAGCATGACAAGTAAAGAATTAGATTTTTTGACTCTATAG
- a CDS encoding IS3 family transposase has product MCYGYRIVGKRYQSQIEKYGIVSSMSKPGNPYDNANKIFANKDEVKKAIFEYIEMFYNRKRRHSSLAYLSPLEFEKLNLQK; this is encoded by the coding sequence ATGTGCTATGGGTATCGTATCGTTGGGAAAAGATATCAAAGTCAGATCGAAAAATATGGGATTGTATCAAGTATGAGTAAACCAGGAAATCCCTATGATAATGCTAATAAAATTTTCGCTAATAAAGATGAAGTTAAAAAAGCAATATTTGAATATATTGAGATGTTTTATAATCGTAAACGAAGACATTCTTCTCTTGCTTATTTATCTCCTTTAGAATTTGAAAAACTGAACCTTCAGAAATAG
- the ilvN gene encoding acetolactate synthase small subunit, translated as MLISKHVLSVLVENHSGVLSKIAGLFTRRGYNIDSLSVGETENPKISRMTIVVNSDDYTLEQIKKQLNKLIDVIKVIQLEPEKSICRELVFIKITAKSNQRASIHETVNIFRAKVIDISTETMTIELTGDFEKISAFIEIIKPYGIIELVRTGFTGLQRGNI; from the coding sequence ATTCTTATTAGTAAACATGTCTTATCTGTTTTAGTAGAGAACCATTCAGGGGTTCTTAGTAAAATTGCAGGTTTATTTACGCGAAGAGGATATAATATAGATAGTCTATCTGTTGGTGAAACAGAAAATCCCAAAATTTCTCGTATGACAATCGTAGTTAACAGTGATGATTACACTCTAGAACAAATAAAAAAACAATTAAACAAGCTTATTGATGTAATTAAGGTTATACAATTAGAACCTGAAAAATCCATTTGCAGAGAACTAGTATTTATAAAAATAACAGCAAAGTCTAATCAAAGAGCATCAATTCATGAAACAGTAAACATATTTAGAGCAAAAGTAATAGATATATCCACAGAGACTATGACCATCGAACTAACTGGAGATTTCGAAAAAATTTCTGCTTTTATAGAAATTATAAAACCCTATGGAATCATAGAACTAGTTCGAACAGGATTTACAGGACTTCAAAGAGGAAATATTTAA
- the ilvB gene encoding biosynthetic-type acetolactate synthase large subunit, whose translation MKVSDAIIKCLENEEVDTIFGYPGGAVLPLYESLRNSNIKHILIRNEQSAPHSASGYARSSEKTGVCIATSGPGATNLITGIATAYMDSIPLVVITGQVKSTCIGKDAFQEADIIGATEPFTKHNYLIKDANDIPRIIKESFYIASSGRPGPVLIDIPVDIQRQSIKFDYPENVNIIGYNPTYEGHTGQIKRALRKLKNSKKPLICVGGGVLCSNASKEFISFVEKAKIPVVHTLMGIGSLPCDSPYYVGMVGSHGHSYSNQIVRKADLLMIIGARIGDRATAGFNETNENIDIIHIDIDPAEVGKNINTNIPIIGDCKNILQTLVNLITPIVTEQWLLEINELKINYKKENPYYKNFVNPKKALKFLSDTVDEDAIITADVGQNQIWTAHHFEIKGNRRFLTSGGLGTMGYSIPAAIGAKLACPNKKVISVVGDGGIQMPLSELGTLSGNNLNTIILLFNNNRLGMVRELQHNAYGKGSYFGINFEFNPDFVQISKAYGLTGKKVLSNEEFEQALKEAIQSEKSYLIECIVDPNFSTL comes from the coding sequence ATGAAAGTTTCAGATGCAATAATAAAATGTCTAGAAAACGAAGAAGTTGACACTATTTTTGGATATCCAGGTGGTGCTGTACTCCCACTCTATGAATCATTGAGAAATTCTAATATAAAACATATATTAATTAGAAATGAACAGTCAGCACCTCATAGTGCAAGTGGGTATGCCAGATCTAGTGAAAAGACAGGAGTTTGCATTGCAACTTCAGGCCCTGGTGCTACAAATTTAATTACAGGAATTGCTACTGCTTATATGGACTCTATTCCCCTTGTAGTCATTACTGGACAAGTAAAATCTACCTGTATAGGAAAAGATGCATTTCAAGAAGCAGATATTATAGGGGCTACTGAACCTTTTACAAAACATAATTATTTAATTAAAGATGCCAATGATATTCCCAGAATCATAAAAGAATCCTTTTATATCGCTTCTAGCGGAAGGCCTGGTCCTGTACTTATAGATATACCCGTAGATATTCAAAGACAATCTATCAAATTTGATTATCCTGAAAATGTAAATATCATAGGCTATAACCCTACATATGAAGGACATACAGGACAAATAAAAAGAGCTTTAAGAAAGCTTAAAAATAGCAAAAAACCTTTAATTTGCGTAGGTGGAGGAGTATTATGTTCAAATGCTTCTAAAGAATTTATTTCTTTTGTTGAAAAAGCAAAAATACCCGTTGTTCATACATTAATGGGAATTGGATCCCTGCCTTGTGATTCTCCTTATTATGTTGGAATGGTAGGTTCCCATGGACATTCTTATTCCAATCAAATTGTTCGTAAAGCAGATTTATTGATGATTATTGGTGCTCGAATAGGAGATCGTGCAACAGCTGGTTTTAATGAAACAAATGAGAATATAGATATTATTCATATTGATATAGATCCTGCTGAAGTAGGAAAAAATATAAATACTAACATTCCAATTATTGGAGACTGTAAAAATATTTTACAGACTCTTGTTAATTTAATAACACCCATTGTAACAGAACAATGGTTACTTGAAATTAATGAATTAAAAATAAACTATAAAAAAGAAAATCCCTACTATAAAAACTTTGTGAATCCCAAAAAAGCTTTAAAATTTCTATCTGATACAGTAGATGAAGATGCTATCATTACTGCCGATGTAGGTCAAAACCAAATCTGGACTGCCCATCACTTTGAAATAAAGGGGAACAGAAGATTTCTTACATCCGGAGGATTAGGAACAATGGGATATAGCATTCCAGCTGCAATAGGAGCAAAGCTAGCATGTCCAAACAAAAAAGTAATTAGTGTTGTTGGAGATGGCGGAATACAGATGCCTTTAAGTGAATTGGGAACCCTATCAGGGAACAATTTAAATACTATTATTTTATTATTTAATAATAATCGATTAGGGATGGTTAGAGAGCTTCAACATAATGCTTATGGAAAGGGTAGTTATTTTGGGATAAATTTTGAATTTAATCCTGACTTTGTTCAAATTTCTAAAGCTTATGGTTTAACTGGTAAAAAAGTACTTTCAAATGAAGAATTTGAACAAGCATTGAAAGAAGCAATTCAAAGTGAAAAAAGCTATCTTATAGAATGTATCGTAGATCCAAATTTTAGTACACTGTAA
- a CDS encoding 2-isopropylmalate synthase: MNKQIKIFDTTLRDGEQSPGCSMNIQEKIEMARQLERMNVDVIEAGFAIASKGDFVSVREISKNIKNCTIASLARALPKDIDTAWEAVKYAKRPRIHTFIATSDIHMKYKLRMRPDEVLENAVNIVKYAKRYCDDIEFSAEDATRSDPEFLAKIFQAVIDAGATVINIPDTVGYTTPDEYYKFIKNIRENVGNVQKAEISVHCHNDLGMAVANTLAAIKAGATQVECTMNGIGERAGNAALEEIVMAINTRKDILGVASRIDTTQIMRSSKLLSNITGVYVQPNKAIVGTNAFAHESGIHQHGVIQERSTYEIMTPESIGLSENKMVLGKHSGRHAFEDRVEKLGYNLNRDEINKAFEQFKELADKKKVVYDDDIEAIVNKDAIDIPKAYELKRFVINSGNTITSTASVVLKNKDDEIEEASKGDGPVDAAFKAIEKILGIEIRLKDYSLRSVTQGKDALGESVVKISDANKIYTGRGLSTDIVESSINAYINAVNKMVYEIN; encoded by the coding sequence ATGAACAAGCAAATAAAGATATTTGACACTACATTAAGAGATGGAGAACAATCACCAGGATGCAGTATGAACATACAAGAAAAAATAGAAATGGCAAGACAGCTAGAGAGGATGAATGTAGATGTAATCGAAGCTGGATTTGCTATTGCATCAAAAGGCGATTTTGTATCAGTAAGGGAAATTTCAAAAAATATAAAAAACTGTACTATAGCAAGCTTAGCTAGAGCTTTACCTAAGGATATAGATACAGCATGGGAGGCTGTAAAGTATGCTAAAAGACCTAGAATTCACACTTTCATTGCTACATCAGATATTCATATGAAATATAAATTGAGAATGAGACCCGATGAAGTGTTAGAAAATGCAGTAAATATAGTAAAGTATGCTAAAAGGTATTGCGATGATATAGAATTTTCTGCAGAAGATGCAACTAGAAGTGATCCTGAGTTTTTAGCTAAGATATTTCAGGCGGTTATTGATGCAGGAGCAACAGTAATTAATATTCCAGATACAGTAGGGTATACAACACCTGATGAATACTATAAGTTTATAAAGAATATACGCGAGAATGTGGGAAATGTACAGAAAGCAGAAATATCAGTTCATTGTCATAATGACTTAGGTATGGCGGTTGCAAATACATTAGCAGCTATAAAGGCAGGCGCTACTCAAGTTGAATGTACTATGAATGGAATCGGTGAGAGAGCAGGAAATGCAGCTTTAGAAGAAATTGTTATGGCAATTAACACAAGGAAAGACATACTAGGTGTTGCATCCAGAATAGACACAACTCAAATTATGAGATCTAGCAAGCTTTTAAGTAATATAACTGGAGTATACGTTCAACCTAATAAGGCTATTGTTGGTACGAATGCATTTGCTCATGAATCTGGAATTCATCAACATGGAGTCATACAAGAGAGAAGTACTTATGAAATTATGACACCAGAATCTATAGGGCTTTCAGAAAATAAAATGGTTCTTGGAAAACATTCTGGACGTCACGCTTTTGAAGACAGAGTTGAAAAATTAGGATATAACTTAAATAGAGATGAAATAAATAAGGCATTTGAGCAATTTAAGGAATTAGCTGATAAAAAGAAGGTCGTCTATGATGATGATATAGAGGCTATTGTAAATAAAGATGCTATTGATATACCAAAGGCTTATGAATTGAAAAGGTTTGTTATTAATAGTGGAAATACAATAACATCAACTGCATCTGTTGTATTAAAAAATAAGGATGATGAAATAGAGGAAGCATCAAAAGGAGATGGACCAGTAGATGCAGCATTTAAAGCTATTGAAAAAATACTAGGAATAGAGATTAGGTTAAAGGATTATTCACTACGTTCTGTAACTCAAGGCAAGGATGCATTAGGGGAGTCTGTGGTAAAAATTAGCGATGCTAATAAGATTTATACAGGCAGAGGTCTTAGCACAGACATTGTTGAATCGAGTATAAATGCTTATATAAATGCAGTGAATAAAATGGTTTATGAAATAAACTAA
- the ilvC gene encoding ketol-acid reductoisomerase → MTKMYYEKDGNLEIFEGKKVAIIGYGSQGHAHALNLKESGVDVVVGLYKGSKSWEKVKENGLEVMEVANAVKESSVIMILVPDEKQKNIYEDHIKPNLKEGDTLAFAHGFNIHFNQIVPPKYVDVFMVAPKGPGHLVRRVYEEGGGVPGLIAIYQDYTGKAKYTALAYAKGIGATRAGVIETTFKEETETDLFGEQAVLCGGVTELIKAGFDTLVKAGYKPEIAYFECLHEMKLIVDLLYEGGFEKMRYSISDTAEYGDYMIGRRIITQETRKEMKKVLEEIQAGKFAKDWISENMVNRPVFNAIKESELEHPIVEVGKTLRNMMKWINE, encoded by the coding sequence ATGACAAAAATGTATTATGAAAAGGATGGAAATTTAGAAATATTTGAAGGAAAGAAAGTAGCAATTATAGGATATGGAAGTCAAGGTCATGCTCATGCACTAAATCTAAAAGAAAGTGGAGTAGATGTTGTTGTTGGATTATATAAAGGAAGTAAATCTTGGGAAAAAGTTAAAGAAAATGGATTAGAAGTAATGGAAGTTGCAAATGCAGTAAAGGAAAGTAGTGTAATTATGATTTTAGTACCAGATGAAAAGCAAAAAAATATATATGAAGATCATATAAAACCTAATTTAAAAGAAGGAGATACTTTGGCTTTTGCTCATGGATTCAATATACATTTTAATCAAATAGTTCCACCGAAATATGTAGATGTATTTATGGTTGCTCCAAAAGGACCTGGTCATTTAGTAAGAAGAGTATATGAAGAAGGAGGAGGCGTTCCAGGGCTTATAGCAATATATCAAGATTATACTGGTAAAGCAAAGTATACTGCTCTTGCATATGCAAAAGGAATAGGTGCAACAAGAGCGGGGGTAATAGAAACTACTTTTAAAGAAGAAACAGAAACAGATTTATTTGGAGAGCAAGCGGTTCTGTGTGGAGGAGTAACAGAACTTATAAAAGCAGGTTTTGATACTCTTGTAAAAGCAGGATATAAACCAGAAATAGCATATTTTGAATGTCTTCATGAAATGAAATTGATTGTAGATTTATTATATGAAGGTGGATTTGAGAAAATGCGCTACAGCATTAGTGATACTGCTGAATATGGTGATTATATGATTGGAAGAAGAATTATAACACAAGAAACAAGAAAAGAAATGAAAAAAGTTTTGGAAGAAATTCAAGCAGGCAAGTTTGCTAAAGACTGGATATCAGAAAATATGGTAAATAGACCTGTATTTAATGCAATAAAAGAGAGTGAATTAGAACATCCAATTGTAGAAGTTGGTAAAACATTAAGAAATATGATGAAATGGATTAATGAATAA